From Pristiophorus japonicus isolate sPriJap1 unplaced genomic scaffold, sPriJap1.hap1 HAP1_SCAFFOLD_862, whole genome shotgun sequence, a single genomic window includes:
- the LOC139257582 gene encoding ubiquitin carboxyl-terminal hydrolase 5-like has protein sequence MDVSEGRSVAESISESVPAGPKVRDGSGKYQLFAFISHMGTSTMCGHYVCHIKKEGRWVIYNDHKVCASEKPPKDLGYIYLYQRAGS, from the exons ATGGATGTGTCCGAGGGCCGGTCAGTGGCTGAGTCTATTTCCGAGTCGGTGCCTGCGGGTCCCAAGGTCCGGGACGGCTCAGGGA AGTACCAGCTCTTTGCTTTCATCAGTCACATGGGGACATCCACAATGTGTGGCCACTACGTGTGTCACATAAAGAAGGAGGGGCG gtggGTGATTTACAACGATCATAAGGTCTGCGCCTCGGAGAAGCCTCCCAAAGACCTGGGCTACATCTACTTGTACCAGCGCGCTGGGAGCTAA